A segment of the Streptomyces sp. ITFR-21 genome:
TGGTGCTGGCAGAGCTGCTCCCCGGCCGGAGCCGGGGGCCCGCCCGGCCGGGGCTGGGGGGACGGAGCGCTGCGCGCGCTGGCAGCGTACCCGTCCTCGGACAGCGCCTGGGCCAGCGCCTTGGCGCGGTCCTGGGGCGCCGCCGCCGCCACCGCCGCGCGGTACCGCTCGGCCTGGGCGGCGACCCGGGCGCGGGCGAACGCGGAGACCGCGGCCTCCCCGGCCGCGCCGCCGCCGGCCGCCTCGGCGATCCAGCGCAGGGCGTCGGCGGCCAGCTTGTCGTATCCCTGGTCGAAGGCGTCCCGGCCGCAGTCGGTGAGCGCGAAGACCTTGGCCGGGCGGCCGCGGCCGCGGCTGCCGTAGACCCGCTGGTCGCGGGCCTCCACCAGGTCCTCGGCCGCCAGTGCTTCGAGGTGCCGCCGGACGGCGGCCTGGGTCAGTCCGAGCCGCTCGGCGAGGTCGGCCGCGGTGGAAGGTCCGTGGTCCAGGATGGACCGGACGACCCGGGTGCGGGTACGCCGCTCCCCTGTCGTCTGCTCCTCCGCCGCCCCTTGGGCAGCATCACCTACGAATTCCACAACCTCATTGTTGCGTAATTCCGTCGGGAGCAGCAAGCGACACTGATCGCAAAGACGGTGTGCTGCGTCACTTAGGGTTACCTAACCTGAGGCGGATTCCGCCCTGCCGCCACCGCGACGGTAGCCGCTCCCTAGACTCGACCGCATGCGCATCGAGCCCGCGGTCGAGGTGACCGGTCTGGTCAAACGGTACGGGCCCAAGACCGCGGTCGCCGGCCTCGACCTGGCCGTCGCCCGCGGCGGGGTCACCGCGGTGCTCGGTCCGAACGGCGCCGGCAAGACCACCGCCGTCGAGATCTGCGAGGGCTACCGGCGCGCCGACGCCGGCACGGTCCGCGTTCTCGGGCTCGACCCGGCGGCGCAGGGCGGGCGTCTGCGCCCCCGGATCGGGGTGATGCTCCAGTCGGGGGGCGTGTACCCGGGCGCCCGCGCGGAGGAGATGCTGCGGCACACCGCGTCGCTGCACGCCGACCCGGTGGACCCCGCGCTGCTGATCGAACGGCTCGGCCTGGAGTCCTGCGGGCGGACCCCCTACCGCCGGCTCTCCGGCGGCCAGCAGCAGCGGCTCGCGCTGGCCATGGCCGTGGTCGGCCGCCCCGAGCTGGTCTTCCTGGACGAGCCGACCGCCGGCCTGGACCCGCAGGCCCGGCACGCCACCTGGGACCTGGTGCGGGAGCTGCGCGCCGACGGCGTCACGGTCGTCCTCACCACCCATTTCATGGACGAGGCCGAGCAGCTGGCCGACCAGGTGGTGATCATCGACTCCGGCCGGGCGATCGCCGCCGGCACCCCGGAGGAGCTGTGCCGCGGCGGCGCCGAGAACACCCTGCGCTTCTCCGGCCGCCCGGGGCTCGACCTGGCCTCCCTGCTCAAGGCGCTGCCCGCCGACACCGTCGCGGTCGAGCCGTCCCAGGGCAGCTACCGGATCGAGGGCAAGGTCGACCCCCAGCTGCTCGCCACCGTCACCTCCTGGTGCGCCCAGCACGGCGTCATGCCGGACCGTCTCGCGGTGGAGCGCCGCACGCTTGAGGACGTCTTCTTGGAGCTGACCGGCAGGGAGCTACGGCTATGAGTACCGAGACCGCGTACGCCGACGGGGCCTTCGCGCCCAGGCCGGGCGCCGCGCCGCTGGGCCGGATGATCCGGGCGCAGGCACTGCTGGAGACCAGACTGCTGCTGCGCAACGGCGAGCAGCTGCTGCTGACCGTGGTGATCCCGGCGCTGCTGCTGGTGCTCTTCAGCGCGGTCGACATCGTGGACACCGGCCGGGGCAGGTCGGTGGACTTCCTCACCCCGGGCGTCCTCGCGCTGGCCGTGCTGTCCACCGCCTTCACCGGCCAGGCCATCGCCACCGGCTTTGAGCGCCGCTACGGCGTGCTCAAGCGGCTGGCCGCCTCGCCGCTGCCGCGCTGGGCGCTGATGACCGCCAAGACCTGCGCGGTGCTGGTTACCGAGGTCCTCCAGGTCGCGCTGCTGGTCGCGCTCGCCTTCGCGCTGGGCTGGTCCCCGCACGGCGACCCCTTCGCGGTGGTCCTGCTGCTCCTGCTGGGCACCGCCGCCTTCTCCGGGCTGGGGCTGCTGATGGCCGGCACCCTGCGGGCGGAGGCCACGCTGGCCGCTGCAAACCTGGTCTTCCTGCTGCTGCTGGTCGGCGGGGGCGTCCTGGTGCCGATGGACAGGTTCTCCGGCGGTGTCCGGTCGGTCCTCCGGCTGCTGCCGATCTCGGCGCTCTCCGACGGGCTGCGGGACGTCCTCCAGCACGGCGCCGGGACGCCGTGGGCCGACCTGGCGATCCTCGCCGTGTGGGCGGTGCTCGGGCTGGCCGCCGCCGCCCGCTTCTTCCGCTGGGAGTGAGCCGCCGCGGGCGGGCCTGCGGCGGGGGAGCACGCCCGCCCAGGGGAGCCGCCACCGCACACCCTCGTGAAACCGTGCACAAGCGGGCCGCCTACCATGGTGCCGTGCCGAAGCTGCCCGATATCGCGCGAAACCCGCTCGCCTTCGTCGCCGCCCGGTGGACCCCCGCCCCGGCGACGGTCCGCAGAGCAACGCTGTCCGCCCTGGTCATGTCGGTGGTCATCGTGGTCACCGGCGGCGCGGTACGGCTGACCGGCTCGGGCCTGGGCTGCCCCACCGCCCCGCGCTGCGTCGGCGACAGCTGGGTGCCGACCGGGGCGATGGGCGTGCACGGCGCCATCGAGTTCGGCAACCGGATGCTGACGTACGTGCTGTGCGCCGCCGTCGGCTGGGCGATCGTCGCGGTGCGGTCGCAGAAGCCGTACCGGCGCGGCCTGACCCGGCTGGGCTGGGCCCAGTTCTGGTTGGTCGTCGCCAACGCGGTGCTCGGCGCCTTCACCGTGCTCACCGGCCTGAACCCGTACACGGTGTGCGTGCACTTCCTGCTGGCCTTCGCACTGATCGTGATCGCCGTGCTGATGTGGCAGCGGACCGCGGAGGGCGACGCCCCGCCCAGGCCGCTGGTCGGCAAGCCGGTGCGGCAGCTCGGCGCGGTGCTGACCGCCGCGACGGTGGCGCTGATCGCGGCGGGCACCGTGGTCACCGGGGCCGGGCCGCACGCGGGCGACTCCAGCGACGTGCACCGCATCCCGGTCGACTGGAAGTCCGTCGCCCAACTGCACGCCGACCTGGCCTGGGTGGTCGTGGCGCTGACCGTCGCGCTGTGGTTCGTCCTGCGGGCGGTGGACGCCCCCGCCGGGCCGCGGCAGCGGGTACGCGACCTGTTCCTGGTGCTGATGTCGCAGGGGGTCATCGGCTACGTCCAGTACTTCACACACCTGCCCGAGGCGGTCGTCGGCCTGCACATGTTCGGCGCCTGCCTGGTGTGGGTGTCCACGCTGCGGGTCCTGCTGTCCTTCCGGGAACGCCCGCTGACCGGGCCGGGCGACCCGGGGCCGGGGGCGCCGTCGGAGGCGCAGGAGGCGGCGGGGCCGGCGGTCGGGGAGCCGCGGGTCCGGGAAACGGCCGCGGCAGGCGGCCGGGAGGGGGCGCGCGCCGCCCGCACCGGCGAGAGCGGCGACCCGCTGCCCGTCCGCCGCTGACCCCTCCCCCGCGCCGGCCCCCGTTCGCCGGGCCGGTCCGGCGCCGCGGTCCGGCGCGGTCCGACGTGGCGCGGCTGACGCGGCGTGATCCGGCGCGGCGTGACGCGGTTCCCACGGCGCGGGCGGCCGTCAGGTGTTCGCCGGCCCGCCGACCTGGATCCCGGCCATCCGGCTCCATTCGTAACGGCCGGTCCGCATCCTGGCGGCGAAGTCCCCGCCCAGCTCGTCGTGCACGGTGACGCCGGCCCGCGCGGTCGCCGCCTGCGCCAGCGCGTACGTGGGGGCGACCAGGTCCCCCCAGGCGCCGTCCTCGGCGACCAGGACGATGCGCGCGCCGCGCCGGCCGATGTACGCGATGCCGGCCTCCGCGCCGCCGTGCGACCTGGCGAAGGCGCCGATCTGCTTGGCCAGCCGGGCGGCCCGCCGCTCCGCCCGCGCGTCGGCCCGGGAACCGGGCCTGTCTTCCGGAGTGCTCTCAGAGGTGTCTGCCATGCTCCGATGCTACCCACCGGTAATCCACCGGAAGCACCCACCCCGCGCCGGGGCCCGCCGTGTGGATCTCCGCGGACGGCGCGGCGGGGTCCGGCGCGCCGCGGCTGCGAGGCCGGGGGGGGAGGGGAGGGAGGCGGCATGGTGTGTCGCCGACCGGCGGGAACGCGGCAGGCGTGCGTACCGGGGTCCGCGACGCCGCGCAGATCCGCGGGGCAGGCCCTAGCGCAGGAACGGGTCGATCGCGACCGCGACGAACAGCAGGGTCGCGTAGGTGATCGACCAGTGGAACAGCCGCATCTCCTTGAGCTTCGCGCCCGTCACCCCGGCCCTGGCGCGGGCGTGCAGCCCGTGCGCCTCCTTCAGCCAGAGGCCGCCGAGCACCACGGCCACCAGCGGGTAGAACCAGGAGGTCTCGCCGAGCGGCCACCACAGGGCCAGCGAGGTGATCACCATCACCCAGCTGTAGAGCACGATCTGCCGCGCCACCACCTGGTTGCCCGCGACGACCGGCAGCATCGGCACGCCCACCCGCGCGTAGTCCTCCTTGACCTTCATCGACAGCGGCCAGTAGTGCGGCGGCGTCCAGAAGAAGAGGACCAGGAACAGCACGAACGGCGCCCAGCCCAGCTGGTCACGGACCGCTGCCCACCCGATGAAGACCTGAAGGCAGCCGGCCACCCCGCCCCACACGATGTTCTGCGCGGTACGGCGCTTGAGGCCGAGGGTGTAGACGAAGACGTAGTAGAGGATCGCGGTCAGCGACAGGATCGCCGACAGCGGGTTGACCAGCGCCCAGAACCACACGGTGGACACCACCGAGAGCGTGACGCCGAAGACCAGCCCCTCGCGCGGCGAGACCAGCCCGGTCACCAGTGGACGCTGCTCCGTACGGTGCATCAGCGCGTCGATGTCGCGGTCGATGTACATGTTGAGCGCGTTGGCGCCGCCCGCCGACAGGTAGCCGCCGCCCACGGTCGCCAGTACCAGCCACAGGTCGGGCACGCCGCCAGCCGCCAGGAACATCACCGGGACGGTCGTGATGAGCAGCAGCTCGATGATGCGCGGCTTGGTCAGCGCCACGAACCCCATGACCCGCGCCGCGAACGGCCGATGGCCCGGGCCCGCCCCGAGGACCCCTGCGGGTCGGGTTTCGACGGCCGTCACGAACACCCCAAAAAGAGCTCAGTCCAGCAAGTGCCGGCCGCGGGCAGGACACCGCCGGAGCCGGGGAGGGCTTGCGCTTACCACGCCACTCTAGACGCAGGGAATAGCCGACTTTCTCCCGGGGGTCGTCCGTGTTCGCCGCCGTCCGCGGCCCTCCGGCGCTCCGTCGGCGGCGGGTTCGCCGACCGTTCACGACGTTCGGGAGGCGAAGACCGCGGCACCGGGGCAGGATCGAAAAGGTGCACGCCCACGGCGGTAGGCTCGGCGGCGTCGGGTAGGCATCTGTCACCGGCGCTTTCAACATGTGGAGAGGAGCCCTGACCCAGGGTGAGCAAGCAGCCGACCACCACAGACCTTGAGTGGACCGATCTGGACAAGCGGGCCGTTGACACCGCCCGGGTTCTGGCCATGGATTCCGTGCAGAAGGTCGGCAACGGCCATCCCGGAACGGCCATGAGCCTGGCACCCGCAGCATACGTGCTCTTCCAGAAGATCCTGCGGCACGACCCGTCGGACCCCGACTGGGTGGGCCGCGACCGCTTCGTGCTCTCCGCCGGACATTCCAGCCTGACCCTGTACACGCAGCTCTACTTCGCCGGGTACGGCCTGGAGTTGGCGGACCTGGAGGCGTTCCGCACCTGGGGTTCCAGGACCCCCGGGCACCCCGAGCACGGCCTGACCCCCGGTGTGGAGACCACCACGGGACCGCTGGGCCAGGGTGTCGCCAACGCGGTGGGCATGGCGATGGCGTCCCGGTACGAGCGCGGCCTGTTCGACCCGGACGCACCGGCCGGCACCTCGCCCTTCGACCACACCATCTGGGCCATCGCCGGCGACGGCTGCCTCCAGGAGGGCATCTCCGCGGAGGCGTCCTCGCTGGCCGGCCACCAGAAGCTCGGCAACCTGGTGCTGCTGTGGGACGACAACCACATCTCCATCGAGGGCGACACCGAGACCGCCGTCTCCGAGGACACCCTCAAGCGGTACGAGGCGTACGGCTGGCACGTCCAGCGGGTGCAGCCGCTGGAGAACGGCGACCTGGACCCCGAGGCGCTGTACGCGGCGCTGAAGGCGGCGCAGGCCGAGACCGGCCGCCCGTCCTTCATCGCGGCCCGCTCGATCATCGCCTGGCCGGCCCCGCACGCGCAGAACACCGGCGCCGCGCACGGCTCGGCGCTGGGCGAGGAGGAGGTGCGGGCCACCAAGGAGGTGCTCGGCTTCGACCCGGACCGGCACTTCGAGGTGGCCGACGAGGTGATCGCGCACACCCGGGCGGCGCTGGACCGCGGGCGCGCGGCGCGCGCCGCGTGGGAGGAGACGTTCGCCGCCTGGCGCGGCGCCAATCCCGAGCAGGCCGCGACCTACGAGCGGATCGCCGCGGCCGAACTGCCCAAGGGCTGGGAGGACCGGCTGCCGGCCTTCGAGGCGGGCACGTCGCTGGCCACCCGCGCCGCTTCGGGCAAGGTACTGGAGGCGCTCGCCGGGGTCATCCCCGAGCTGTGGGGCGGCTCGGCCGACCTGGCCGGGTCCAACAACACCACGATCGACAAGAACTCCTCGTTCCTGCCCGCGGACAACCCGCTGCCGGGCGCGCAGCCCTACGGCCGCACCATCCACTTCGGCATCCGCGAGCACGCGATGGGCGCCGAGCTGAACGGCATCACCCTGCACGGCAACACCCGTGTCTACGGCGGTACGTTCCTGGTCTTCTCCGACTACATGCGCAACGCGGTGCGGCTGGCCGCGCTGATGCACCTGCCGGTGACGTACGTCTGGACGCACGACTCGATCGGCGTCGGCGAGGACGGCCCGACCCACCAGCCGGTGGAGCACCTGGCCTCGCTGCGCGCCATCCCGGGGCTGAACGTGGTCCGCCCGGCCGACGCCAACGAGACCAGCGTCGCCTGGCGGGAGATCCTGCGGCGCTGGACGAAGGCGCCCGGCGAGGGCCACCCGCACGCCCTGGCGCTGACCCGCCAGGGTGTCCCGACGTACCAGCGCAACGAGGACGCCGGGCGCGGCGGGTACGTGCTGCTGGAGGCCGAGGGCGGCCCGGCACGGGTGATCCTGCTGGGCACCGGCTCCGAGGTCCAGCTGGCGGTCGACGCCCGCGAGCAGCTGCAGGCGGCCGGCGTGCCGACCCGGGTGGTGTCCGTGCCCTGCGTCGAGTGGTTCGACGAGCAGGACCAGGCGTACCGGGACAGCGTGCTGCCGCCGTCGGTGAAGGCGCGGGTCGCGGTCGAGGCCGGGATCGCGCTGACCTGGTACCGCTTCGTGGGCGACGCGGGACGCATCGTCAGCCTGGAGCACTACGGTGCCTCCGCGGACGCCAAGGTGCTGTTCCGCGAGTTCGGCCTCACCGCGGACGCGGTGGCCGCCGCCGCCAGGGAATCTCTCGAAGCCGCAGATCGCTGACGCAGGTATACGACAAGTAGGAGATGCAATCCCATGACAGACGCACTCAAGCGCCTCTCCGACGAAGGCGTCGCGATCTGGCTGGACGACCTGTCGCGCAAGCGCATCACGTCCGGCAACCTGGCCGAACTCATCGACCAGCAGCACGTGGTGGGGGTCACCACCAACCCGACGATCTTCCAGAAGGCGATCTCCCAGGGCGACGGATACGACAGCCAGGTCTCCGACCTGGCCGCCCGGGAGGTCACCGTCGAGGAAGCCATCCGGATGATCACCACCGCCGACGTCCGCGACGCCGCCGACATCCTGCGGCCGGTCTTCGACGCCACCGACGGCCAGGACGGCCGGGTGTCGATCGAGGTCGACCCGCGGCTGGCGCACAACACCAAGGCGACCACCGCCGAGGCCAAGCAGCTGGCCTGGCTGGTGGACCGCCCCAACACGCTGATCAAGATCCCGGCCACCAAGGCGGGCCTGCCCGCGATCACCGAGACCATCGGCCGGGGCATCAGCGTGAACGTCACCCTGATCTTCTCCCTGGAGCGCTACGGCGCGGTCATGGACGCCTATCTGAGCGGCCTGGAGAAGGCCAAGGCAGCCGGCCTGGACCTGTCCGAGATCCACTCCGTCGCGTCGTTCTTCGTGTCCCGGGTGGACACCGAGGTCGACAGGCGGCTGGAGAAGATCGGCTCGCCGGAGGCCAGGGCGCTCAAGGGCAAGGCCGCCGTCGCCAACGCCCGGCTGGCCTACGAGGCCTACGAGACGGTCTTCGGCTCCGACCGCTGGGCCGCCCTGGAGAAGGCCGGCGCCAACAAGCAGCGCCCGCTGTGGGCCTCCACCGGCGTCAAGGACCCGGCGTACCCGGACACCCTGTACGTCACCGAGCTGGTCGCCCCCAACACCGTGAACACCATGCCGGAGGCGACGCTGGACGCCACCGCGGATCACGGTGAGATCACCGGCGACACCGTACGCGCCCACTACGCGCAGGCCAGGGCGGACCTGGACGCGCTGGCGGCGGTCGGCGTGTCGTACGACGACGTGGTGCAGGTGCTCGAGGACGAGGGCGTGCAGAAGTTCGAGCAGGCGTGGAACGAGCTGCTGGACTCCACCAAGGCGGAACTCGAACGGCTCGCCCAGTCCTCGGAGGCATGAGGTGACGACCGAGAGCACGGAGACCCCGGCGCGGCCGGTCAACCCGCTGCGCGACCCGCTCGACCGGCGGCTGCCGCGGATCGCCGGCCCGTCCGGGCTGGTCATCTTCGGCGTCACCGGCGACCTGTCCCGCAAGAAGCTGATGCCGGCGGTGTACGACCTGGCCAACCGCGGCCTGCTGCCGCCGGGCTTCGCGCTGGTCGGCTTCGCCCGCCGCAGCTGGGAGAACGAGGACTTCGCCCAGGAGGTCCACGACGCGGTCAAGGAGCACGCCCGCACCCCCTTCCGCGAGGAGGTGTGGCAGCAGCTGGCCGAGGGCGTCCGCTTCGTACAGGGTGACTTCGACGACGACACCGCGTTCGGGACGCTGAAGTCGACCATCGACGAGCTGGACAAGGCGCGCGGTACCGGCGGCAACTTCGCCTTCTACCTGTCGGTGCCGCCGAAGTTCTTCCCGAACGTGGTGCAGCAGCTGAAAAAGCACGGCCTGTCCGACGGCCGGGCCGACTCCTGGCGGCGTGCCGTCATCGAGAAGCCCTTCGGCCACGACCTGGCGAGCGCGCAGATACTCAACCGGGTCGTGCACGAGGTGTTCCCTCCCAACGAGGTCTTCCGGATCGACCACTACCTGGGCAAGGAGACCGTCCAGAACATCCTGGCGCTCCGCTTCGCCAACACCATGTACGAGCCGATCTGGAACCGCTCGTACGTGGACCACGTGCAGATCACCATGGCCGAGGACATCGGCATCGGCGGCCGGGCCGGGTACTACGACGGCATCGGCGCCGCCCGGGACGTGATCCAGAACCACCTGCTGCAGCTGCTGGCGCTGACCGCGATGGAGGAGCCCGGCTCCTTCCACCCCAAGGCGCTCACCGCGGAGAAGCTGAAGGTGCTCGGCGCGATCGTGCTGCCGGACGACCTCGGCAAGTACACCGTGCGGGCCCAGTACGGGCACGCCTGGCAGGGCGGCGAGGAGGTGCTCGGGTACCTGGAGGAGGACGGCATCGACCCCAAGTCCAAGACCGACACCTACGCGGCCGTGAAACTGGAGATCAACAACCGCCGCTGGGCGGGTGTGCCGTTCTACCTGCGCACCGGAAAACGGCTGGGCCGCCGGGTCACCGAGATCGCGGTGGTCTTCAAGCGGGCCCCGTACCTGCCCTTCGAGTCCGGCGCCACCGAGGAGCTCGGCGAGAACGCGCTGGTCATCCGGGTGCAGCCGGACGAGGGCGTCACCGTGCGGTTCGGCTCCAAGGTGCCCGGCACCTCCACGGAGGTCCGGGACGTCAGCATGGACTTCGCGTACGGCGAGTCCTTCACCGAGTCCAGCCCGGAGGCGTACGAGCGGCTCATCCTCGATGTGCTGCTGGGCGACGCCAACCTCTTCCCGCGCCACCAGGAGGTCGAGCTGTCCTGGACCATCCTGGACCCGATCGAGCGGTACTGGGACAAGCACGGCAGGCCGGCGCAGTACGCGTCCGGCACCTGGGGTCCGGCCGAAGCCGACGAGATGCTCGCACGAGACGGCAGGAGCTGGCGCCGCCCATGAAGATCGATCTGACCGACACGACGTCCTCCCGGATCAACGCCGCGCTGATCCGGGCGCGGCGGGCCATCGGCACCCCGGCCGTCGGGATGGTGCTGACCCTGGTCGTCGTCACCGACGAGGGCAGTGCCTACGACGCGCTGAAGGCGGCCGGCGACGCGTCCCGTGAGCACCCGTCGCGGATCATCGCCGTCATCAAGCGCCCCGGCCGCTCGCCGCGGGACCGGGCCAGCGCGCGACTGGACGCCGAGGTGCTGGTGGGCGCCGACGCGGGCACCGGCGAGACGGTGATCCTGCGGATGCACGGCGAGCTCGCCAGCCACGCCGAGTCGGTGGTGCTGCCGCTGCTGCTGCCGGACGCCCCCGTCGTTTTGTGGTGGCCGGAGGCCGGGCCGCCCAACCCATCGATCGACCCGCTGGGCCGGCTCGGACAGCGCAGGATCACCGACGCCGCCTCGGCCGAGGATCCGGTGGGGGCGATCGGCACCCGCGCGGACACCTACGCGCCGGGCGACACCGACCTGGCCTGGACCCGGATCACCCCGTGGCGTTCGATGCTGGCGGCCGCCCTGGACCAGAAGCACTCCGCGATCACCGCGGCGACCGTCGAGGGCGAGGCGTACAACCCGAGCTCGGAGCTGCTGGCGCTGTGGCTGGCCGACCGGCTCGGGGTCGCGGTGGACCGCAAGGTCACCGACGGGCCGGGCATCACCGCGGTCCGGCTCTACACCGCGGACGGCGACATCTGCCTGGACCGCCCGGACGGACGGCTGGCGCTGCTGGCGGTCCCCGGGCAGCCCGACCGGCATGTGGCGCTCAAGCGGCGGGAGACCTCCGAGCTGCTCGCCGAGGAGCTGCGCCGGCTGGACCCCGACGACATATACCGGACCACGGTGGCCTTCGCGGTCAAGCACCTGATCGGCGACCCGGGCAAGGGCGACCACGTCGAGGCGCCCGCCCCGGCCAAGAAGGCGTCGCCCGCCGAGAAGACGTCCCCCGCCGAGAAGAAGGCGGCGTCGGCCAAGTGAGTACGCCACAGGTGGTCGTCCACCGCGACAAGGAGCTGATGGCGCGCGCCGCGGCGGCCAGGCTGATCACGAAGGTCGTGGACGCCCAGGCCGCGCGGGGCAGCGCGTCGGTGGTGCTCACCGGCGGACGCAACGGCAACGGCCTGCTGGCCGCGCTCGCCGAGTCCCCGGCCCGCGACGCGGTGGACTGGGCCCACCTGGACCTG
Coding sequences within it:
- a CDS encoding helix-turn-helix transcriptional regulator, encoding MEFVGDAAQGAAEEQTTGERRTRTRVVRSILDHGPSTAADLAERLGLTQAAVRRHLEALAAEDLVEARDQRVYGSRGRGRPAKVFALTDCGRDAFDQGYDKLAADALRWIAEAAGGGAAGEAAVSAFARARVAAQAERYRAAVAAAAPQDRAKALAQALSEDGYAASARSAPSPQPRPGGPPAPAGEQLCQHHCPVAHTAEQFPQLCEAEAEFFSTLLGTHVQRLATIAHGDGVCTTFIPQVPQPASPASAAPAVPAAPSSAPSAPADPAPADPAPSDHASASTSGRNPA
- a CDS encoding ABC transporter ATP-binding protein, coding for MRIEPAVEVTGLVKRYGPKTAVAGLDLAVARGGVTAVLGPNGAGKTTAVEICEGYRRADAGTVRVLGLDPAAQGGRLRPRIGVMLQSGGVYPGARAEEMLRHTASLHADPVDPALLIERLGLESCGRTPYRRLSGGQQQRLALAMAVVGRPELVFLDEPTAGLDPQARHATWDLVRELRADGVTVVLTTHFMDEAEQLADQVVIIDSGRAIAAGTPEELCRGGAENTLRFSGRPGLDLASLLKALPADTVAVEPSQGSYRIEGKVDPQLLATVTSWCAQHGVMPDRLAVERRTLEDVFLELTGRELRL
- a CDS encoding ABC transporter permease, with amino-acid sequence MSTETAYADGAFAPRPGAAPLGRMIRAQALLETRLLLRNGEQLLLTVVIPALLLVLFSAVDIVDTGRGRSVDFLTPGVLALAVLSTAFTGQAIATGFERRYGVLKRLAASPLPRWALMTAKTCAVLVTEVLQVALLVALAFALGWSPHGDPFAVVLLLLLGTAAFSGLGLLMAGTLRAEATLAAANLVFLLLLVGGGVLVPMDRFSGGVRSVLRLLPISALSDGLRDVLQHGAGTPWADLAILAVWAVLGLAAAARFFRWE
- a CDS encoding COX15/CtaA family protein, whose translation is MPKLPDIARNPLAFVAARWTPAPATVRRATLSALVMSVVIVVTGGAVRLTGSGLGCPTAPRCVGDSWVPTGAMGVHGAIEFGNRMLTYVLCAAVGWAIVAVRSQKPYRRGLTRLGWAQFWLVVANAVLGAFTVLTGLNPYTVCVHFLLAFALIVIAVLMWQRTAEGDAPPRPLVGKPVRQLGAVLTAATVALIAAGTVVTGAGPHAGDSSDVHRIPVDWKSVAQLHADLAWVVVALTVALWFVLRAVDAPAGPRQRVRDLFLVLMSQGVIGYVQYFTHLPEAVVGLHMFGACLVWVSTLRVLLSFRERPLTGPGDPGPGAPSEAQEAAGPAVGEPRVRETAAAGGREGARAARTGESGDPLPVRR
- a CDS encoding heme o synthase produces the protein MFVTAVETRPAGVLGAGPGHRPFAARVMGFVALTKPRIIELLLITTVPVMFLAAGGVPDLWLVLATVGGGYLSAGGANALNMYIDRDIDALMHRTEQRPLVTGLVSPREGLVFGVTLSVVSTVWFWALVNPLSAILSLTAILYYVFVYTLGLKRRTAQNIVWGGVAGCLQVFIGWAAVRDQLGWAPFVLFLVLFFWTPPHYWPLSMKVKEDYARVGVPMLPVVAGNQVVARQIVLYSWVMVITSLALWWPLGETSWFYPLVAVVLGGLWLKEAHGLHARARAGVTGAKLKEMRLFHWSITYATLLFVAVAIDPFLR
- the tkt gene encoding transketolase, giving the protein MSKQPTTTDLEWTDLDKRAVDTARVLAMDSVQKVGNGHPGTAMSLAPAAYVLFQKILRHDPSDPDWVGRDRFVLSAGHSSLTLYTQLYFAGYGLELADLEAFRTWGSRTPGHPEHGLTPGVETTTGPLGQGVANAVGMAMASRYERGLFDPDAPAGTSPFDHTIWAIAGDGCLQEGISAEASSLAGHQKLGNLVLLWDDNHISIEGDTETAVSEDTLKRYEAYGWHVQRVQPLENGDLDPEALYAALKAAQAETGRPSFIAARSIIAWPAPHAQNTGAAHGSALGEEEVRATKEVLGFDPDRHFEVADEVIAHTRAALDRGRAARAAWEETFAAWRGANPEQAATYERIAAAELPKGWEDRLPAFEAGTSLATRAASGKVLEALAGVIPELWGGSADLAGSNNTTIDKNSSFLPADNPLPGAQPYGRTIHFGIREHAMGAELNGITLHGNTRVYGGTFLVFSDYMRNAVRLAALMHLPVTYVWTHDSIGVGEDGPTHQPVEHLASLRAIPGLNVVRPADANETSVAWREILRRWTKAPGEGHPHALALTRQGVPTYQRNEDAGRGGYVLLEAEGGPARVILLGTGSEVQLAVDAREQLQAAGVPTRVVSVPCVEWFDEQDQAYRDSVLPPSVKARVAVEAGIALTWYRFVGDAGRIVSLEHYGASADAKVLFREFGLTADAVAAAARESLEAADR
- the tal gene encoding transaldolase, with product MTDALKRLSDEGVAIWLDDLSRKRITSGNLAELIDQQHVVGVTTNPTIFQKAISQGDGYDSQVSDLAAREVTVEEAIRMITTADVRDAADILRPVFDATDGQDGRVSIEVDPRLAHNTKATTAEAKQLAWLVDRPNTLIKIPATKAGLPAITETIGRGISVNVTLIFSLERYGAVMDAYLSGLEKAKAAGLDLSEIHSVASFFVSRVDTEVDRRLEKIGSPEARALKGKAAVANARLAYEAYETVFGSDRWAALEKAGANKQRPLWASTGVKDPAYPDTLYVTELVAPNTVNTMPEATLDATADHGEITGDTVRAHYAQARADLDALAAVGVSYDDVVQVLEDEGVQKFEQAWNELLDSTKAELERLAQSSEA
- the zwf gene encoding glucose-6-phosphate dehydrogenase, coding for MTTESTETPARPVNPLRDPLDRRLPRIAGPSGLVIFGVTGDLSRKKLMPAVYDLANRGLLPPGFALVGFARRSWENEDFAQEVHDAVKEHARTPFREEVWQQLAEGVRFVQGDFDDDTAFGTLKSTIDELDKARGTGGNFAFYLSVPPKFFPNVVQQLKKHGLSDGRADSWRRAVIEKPFGHDLASAQILNRVVHEVFPPNEVFRIDHYLGKETVQNILALRFANTMYEPIWNRSYVDHVQITMAEDIGIGGRAGYYDGIGAARDVIQNHLLQLLALTAMEEPGSFHPKALTAEKLKVLGAIVLPDDLGKYTVRAQYGHAWQGGEEVLGYLEEDGIDPKSKTDTYAAVKLEINNRRWAGVPFYLRTGKRLGRRVTEIAVVFKRAPYLPFESGATEELGENALVIRVQPDEGVTVRFGSKVPGTSTEVRDVSMDFAYGESFTESSPEAYERLILDVLLGDANLFPRHQEVELSWTILDPIERYWDKHGRPAQYASGTWGPAEADEMLARDGRSWRRP
- the opcA gene encoding glucose-6-phosphate dehydrogenase assembly protein OpcA; amino-acid sequence: MKIDLTDTTSSRINAALIRARRAIGTPAVGMVLTLVVVTDEGSAYDALKAAGDASREHPSRIIAVIKRPGRSPRDRASARLDAEVLVGADAGTGETVILRMHGELASHAESVVLPLLLPDAPVVLWWPEAGPPNPSIDPLGRLGQRRITDAASAEDPVGAIGTRADTYAPGDTDLAWTRITPWRSMLAAALDQKHSAITAATVEGEAYNPSSELLALWLADRLGVAVDRKVTDGPGITAVRLYTADGDICLDRPDGRLALLAVPGQPDRHVALKRRETSELLAEELRRLDPDDIYRTTVAFAVKHLIGDPGKGDHVEAPAPAKKASPAEKTSPAEKKAASAK